The Anguilla rostrata isolate EN2019 chromosome 1, ASM1855537v3, whole genome shotgun sequence nucleotide sequence AGCGAAtatctattgatttttttcatataataaccactgttatatttatttacagaaatagGTCGGTTGTACATCTTTAGTCAGTGTTATGTCCTCTAATGAACTGAACCCCAGAGCACTGCCGCTGCAACAGCGGTGGGGGGTTGCTAAGGGGAGATTTCGCTCCAGTGGCCAAGTCTGCCTTTTATGAACTCACTGACATAAATGTCAAACTGCCAGTGGTGGACCTGAAGGAACCTGAAGATTGTAGGCGAAAAAGGCtctttcctgtgttctgtgtcagTTGGAGGAGACGGAAGCAGAGCCATTATTGTAACACATATCTGAGGTTTGGCATTAATATCTGGGTTTGCGGTATCCATTTAGTAGTGGACTGaaggtatttttaaatgtcaaatgtgaCTGACGTAAATCAAACCCTTAAAAATGACAGCTAGAGCTGGtattggaaatatgtttttaccaGAAGTTGTCTGACCTGCAGGCTACccatattcagtgttttttttacgaTAAGAGAAATATGTCCGTGTTTTGTTCCATTTATAGTCTATTAGTAGTATCTAGCAACTGAACATAATGTTAAGTGGCCTGCAATTATTCAAGTTCAACAATTCTAGGACAAAGGTATCCCAAATTGGCCATGCGGTTGCATTGATATTCAAAGCAGACCAGCACAGCAGTGTAAATAGAGTGCTGGAATGATTAGATTAGTTATGCCTGGGTGGGCACGGATTGGCCAAAAATaagttaatttaataaatgaatctTGTATAGTTGATTAAAATTgtgacattaattaaaaatagatGTAAAGGACATCAATATAATACTCAGggaaattaatgaatttatatgCAGAGTTGTTCACAAATGTATGTAactatgtatataaatgtatatttcactgaatattaTTTCAAGcaaattattaaatttaaagcaaattgaatgtaattgttctaccagaaaaaaaatagtaaaaaaaagtaatcattACTGTTTCAACTGCAGTATTATTCATGACCTTCATCATGTATAGAAGAACAGTACCATTGGAAAACTCAATATGTCACCTAATATTCATGTTAGCAGGTATAGGCTCTTGCTATTTTTTCAGCAAATGACACATACAAAATGCGTTCTTGCATGTATCAACATTAAATACTTCagtaaattacaaaaaaagacaaatatgtattttgtaacTGTTATGtagctttttgcatttttctcctaaaatgtttttctgggCTTGAACAGGCAGAATAGAACTATAATGTTACAGATTAACTGGCATGTCTGTTAACATTCAGTACTTCAAATAAAATTACTATGGCATTAACTGAGATTTACATGTTCTTTATCCAAGCTTCTGATCAATTCAATTGACTGATCCCCCATGGAGTAGTGGCTTGAGTGTTTAATGAGTAAAGTAAATTATAACTAGCCATAAACAGATTATTTCATAGATTTCCTCTCTTGCACAATACAACAGTCTCTAAAAGATAACTATTAAACCATGCCCATAAAAGTTTATAGTTTCTCCATTATAGCTGatagaaataaatattactgaatTAGATTACTGCTTTCACAGCCACCTGTGTGTTGAATGAAATTCCATCTGTTTGCCTCCCTTGATGAAGGTAAACCCCAATGCACATTATAGCCATGACATGGAGCTAAACTAGAGTACACGGATGTCTGTAGTCCATGAAGGAGACTCAGGAAGAGTCCtcagtgaaactgaaaaaattctccctttaaaaatattgtgcacaggcctatatttttatttcagacattACATATTTCAGACCTTCACATAAACTACACCTTGTATAGTTTACACATTCTTAACAATAGGGTGATCAATgttgttatatttaaaatgcactaAATAACTCCATCTTTAGAGCTAATCATACAGTGACATCCCATTTTATAGGTGTCATCTAAAATGTAGTGTAGTGATGTCCACAGCTATAGATACCTATTACATAATGAGCATTGTActttattgaacctgtgttttgtagttgttccaatgaccttatTGTACGTCGAtgaaagtgtctgccaaataaatgtaatgtaatgtctttgcTATGCAAGATATATGGATCAGAACGACCTTGAGAACACTATTATCTGAAACAGCAAGCATTTTCAGAACAAGGGAGAAAATCACCAAATAAGCAAAGTGGTGCATCGACAACATTGTgccaaattgcacattttcaatTAGCATTCATTTAATTCTGACAGGTTCTAATGTAGTATCCTGAAACAACAACTAAGTCaaattttcttggaaaatgcaGCTGTGGCTGAGCTTTTTTGAGTTTCATGGCATCGCCCTCCTAAGTGAGCGGAGTATATTCCTCTAAGAGAGAGGAACTGGCACTTCATCTCTATGAGCCAGTCATCCCACTCGGGGCGCAGTTGGGGGAGCGCAATGGAACCTGCAGCAGACCTGCCTCTGTTACAATGGGAAAAGGCTGGCAATGGAAATGCAGTGGTTGCACAACACACGCACCAATGCCTGGCACTGCACactgaccccctcccccgcaccaGTAAGCAGTACAGTAAACTCTGGTATGCATATTATCCAGATGTTACCCTTTGCACGTGAGGCACTGTTCAAATAATGAATATCAGGGGTGAGAACAATGCCACTGAAAATTAAAGTTTAGCCTCCACTTTGgctaggaaaaaaaacaaaaaaacagggctCAGTGGCCTTAATTCCTCTTTCACAGATCAATTGATTTGATGAAAACATAATGCAGAGAGAAGGAATAGTAGAGTTTCTTCAACTTTGTAGTAATTATGATACTGTTATAATGCAGATTTTTGttcaccctccctctccattttcCTCCAATTTGTTCTATTGCAAGGTACAAGTAGACTCcttctttaaaatattcttaGTGCATACAGGAGGATATGTGCCAGCACAGGGTTCCTATGAAAAGTGTGCAGTCAGCTGCTGTGTCTTCTCCTGAGCTGCTGCAGTTGATGCATTGGAGGACAGTGCATCTGATGCAGCTGTCACAGGCAGATCACAGATGTCTGATTTGACAAGTACTCACCATTGAGGGGAGAGCATGTGATGCCCTTCCAATAGACTTAAGTCACTGTGTTCTTTACACTCTCTGAAAAGAAGGTATGAAAAAGTACCTATAAAGGTACAAATGCTTGTCACTGGGGGAGTACGCTATAGGCACATTAAAttgtacccctagccagcaatacataattcatttgtgccttttttttgcttgtaaaaggtacttattatAGAATAGAAATAGAACTGTATAAGAGTAGAACTGTATCTGAGTTGGCAAATTTGTTCCCCAAAGAACAATAATGTACCTccactgtacatttatttttcagaatgttGTAATGCTATGGCCAATTATGTATTGTCTAGCGGGAATCATTGGCATTCGAGTGATCTGGAACGTGTGGTGCATCACTGCATTAAGAGGATGTGCcctgaaaatgtattccttaTTATTTTCACCAAATTAGAACCATAAACTGTGCTTTGCAAATTTGCATCTGTGCCAGCCATCCATGCTCAAGGGAGGGCAGCATCTGAAGTATATGAGCTCCGCTGATGCACTTGTTTGCAAAACAATGAGTGTTTTCTATCCCACAGGCCACAAAGAACTATAGTACAATTAGAGACAATGGGAGGGCAGGCTTTTCTGTAGCAAATGACTGGTAGTCTACGAGTATGTGGTGCCTTGTTGGCAGGAGCTACTGCAGTGGTAACACAAGACTGGCAGACTCAAAATCCTCCTTCCCCTGgccaaataaaatcaaattcaaaCCCTATGGCAGTGAAGTCCTGGTCATGGCTGGGTGATGACATAGCCCTGCCTTCTGATGTTTGGACTGTGAGGCCCGGCCTGTGGTCGCAGTGACCGCAGtcacagccaacacagctgaGCCAACAGTGTGCccaattataatttaaaaaataatcatatttagaaaatttagtttaaagtgaaatatttttggaaCTTCACATTAGATTGCAATCATAAATTTAAGATTTCTGTGTTGGAAAAATCGTAGTGATGGTGATAGacatcaaaaagcaaaaaacgtGTGCCTTTTtttcatgtgcatgcacacgtgtgcgtgtgtgcatgtgtgtgtttgtagtggaaagaaaaaagaagataaCATCACCCCTTCAGAGCTTCAATAAAAGTGTGACCAGTTCCCAATTGGACAGCAGACCTAATACATTTACTGAACGTGTGATACTAGCAGTTTTTATGCTGAATGTACagttaagaaaaaaaggtgAACTGTTTCGCTGTGCTCACCTGATATGTGTATAAGCTGAATGGTAGTTTGTTCATTTATGCAGTAAGGCAGTGCAGGGTGTTCAATTGTTATTTGGTGGAACTGGTTGTATTCCTAGTGTCCTCCAGTAAAATATCAGATACAGTACCTTcctttttcaaaacaattttttccttttccctccaCATTTGTAATCGCTAATTGTGACCCTGAAATTATTGCTGTTTTGCACAAGCATCGACATGAGCGCACTGCGGAAGAGGTGTGTGCGCTCCTCAGATACACTTGCGTTTAGATGACGCCTACTTCCCAcgctacaggccacacagtagcACAGGAGAACTAGCTCTAATCAGACAGTAGGCATACTGCTCACTTGACAGCTGTCATTTCAGAAGAGGGGAAATTCACATGAGCAGCATGGTATGTCTGCAACTTCTCACCTCAAAACATGACAGCTTGTTTCCTGTGGGATTCTCATCACTGGGGGAACATGAAGCAGTGGTAACCAGAGGAACCATGAAAGATTTaaaccccaccctcctcctggAGTGATGAGGCTGACTGGGTTCTGCCCCTGTAGACTCTGCTATTTTCAGCTAATGCCCTCACTGAGGCTCTAAcatgaaatgtctttttaaaaaagtaaaaaacaatccaaaaaaatgaatacattccaATAAAatagtgggggagggggtaagtattatttatttattatttgtacaCTCTTACATACTGGaacaacaaaatgcaatataGGGGGAAAGGCAGCTAAGATACACTCCAAATCAGTCATACAAAACCATAATACAAAATATGTCCAGATTTCTTATATTCATGAGAAGaaatatgatatttaaaaatgaactgaacgTACTCTGCTTCTTCCTGATGCTTGTGCCCTGGTCCTTGAggttgttttccttttgaaaggGAAAGATTCTTGATTAATTTCCAGAAGCAGCTTAAAAGCCTGATACATGCAACTCCACATGCACCTATTCAGTAGTTTATGGTGCCAGGGTGAGAGAGTAGTACAATTAGAGACCAAGTTTCAATAAACCTTCAGGGCTGGAGTCCTGAATATTTAATGCGTCATTCACCTCTCCCTCTTTGAGAGAGATTTACAGAGGCATTTCAAAGGCAAGACTGCAGGCTGTATGCACACTATTAAAATTGTTCTTGGTTTTGGCATATTTTGTCATGCATCTTCTTATTAATAATCCAAAGAGCAGGAATGTCACTGCTCTCAAATATATTGAGGTGTCTCAGTGGCGCTTgatcaaatgtattttagatCTAAAACAAATTTGCTCCACAGCCATGGGCGGGATtgcatatgtttgtgttggTACTGTGCGTGCCGAATCGACGCAGGAGGACAGGTTTATGAGCTTGGAAACACGCTGCTGTTTCAAAGGCAAATGTCTGCATCCTTCTGAGACTCACTTTCAAGTACAGTGAGCTGTTGCATCAAAAGATGTTTGTTTTATGAAGGCCATATTTGATGTATacaatatgttttatttcaaagaaTGTCATTATATGGATAAGTATATATGTAACTGAACGCACGTATTAGGTGAAcaagattgtgtttttttttatacagtggGCTTGTTGTCACTTAGTCCCATGTTACACAGTTGCAGTATCAGATGGCTCAGTTGGTCAAATCAATTAGAAAAATGGACAGCTGCTTTTGGATTTCTGAAGTACCTTCATTAAGTGCCAGTTAGAGTACCCAGTTAGCACTTCCTCCTGTGGCTAACTTCCTGAAAGTTTGTCAGTGTTTACAGTCAGTTTAGTGACTAGCTAGGTTCTTACTATAGAAGACAAATATGGAAATCTGGGAGGCATTGTTTGATTCTACCAGAGATTTGATTTACCAAGTATGGCACACACAGTTTGATAACTAAAACTGGTCAATACAACTGTCCAGAAAACTCACCTTTGTAGTGAGTTGTTCTTTTGTTACAAGGATGTCCAAGTGAagtattttaaagcaaaaagaGTATCTGTCACATATGCTGATCAATCCAAATATGTGTACTATAAATTGTAACAGGAGACTGGTTCACTGGAGACCTTTATGGCCAATGTGCAACTCAGGGATGTGTTGCAGTGGATAGTGCTGCTTACATTCCTTTTCTGCAGCATTTGTGATTTGTCTTATTAAATCATTGACAGGGATATCGATAGGGCTTCTCCCTGCAATAGGGGTAGGTTTATCCCCAAACACAGAGCTTTTATGATCAGGTGTTATATCTGTGTGGATATAAAACAGCCTGGGTCTCATGCATAACACAACTGTAATCCACGTCAATGTTGGGATGTATATAGTGAACCTTGAAATTGTCATGAAAATAGATGCACCTCTATGCAAGCTCCAGATTAGTGCACAACTATTCTTTGTGGTGGTTCAACTGTATTACAGCTACAGGGCATGTTTTTACATCCCAGTCTCTTAACAGGCTTGATATTTAAAGAGCAGAAATTGTGTATGAATGACTGTTTAAAAGCAACACCAGTATGGAAATAATATAGACAAAATACAAAAGGCATTAATACCTACATGCCATTAATGTGGGTTGTATTAACATTGAAATGATTGAAAGGCAGGGCGGCACGGTGGCGCAGTGCGTAGCACTGTTGCCGGTTCGaatgtctgcgtgggtttcctccaggttctccggtttcctcccacagtccaaagacatgcggGATTGGTTAATTGttgagtctaaattgcccctaggtataagtgtttgagtgaatggtgtgtgtgccttgtgatggactggcgaactgtccagggtgtgttcctgtctCTTGCCCAATGCAAGTTGGAATAGGCTACAGCGcctcctgcgaccctgaccaggaataagtgatAATGGCTGGATGACTGAAAGGCAGACCCTGAAACAAAAGCTACCATTCACATTAATAATTGAGCCAAGacattaaaacattgttttaaatgaacagaagaGACACAAAGTGTGGATAGCTACACTGGACAACAAAATAACCCCAAGAAACCTGTTTGAAATCAATGACATGTGATAGCACTTGCAACTAGAAGAAATGATATGCTTCACAGTTGTGAAATATTATAACTCATTATAGACAGGACAATAAAAATCCACGTGTGAGCTATTCACATTCAAAGGACCATGCTGCGCTGACACAATCTCGTGAATGGAACGATACACGGAGCAATATGTGAGTGTGCTTTTAGGGACAGGGCAGATTTCCTTGCACATGAGGATGGATGTCTCATGAGTTAATACCATTTACCTAGAGCCATCTTGTCACAGCTTGCCAAGAAACATATTTAGTTTTTCTGGACACAGTACTGCTGATGGgaccaaaaaatatttgtgctcTTGCCTGCATGTCTTCTAGCAttcagataattattttttacttgctTTTCTGCCATTATGTTTCCATATGTTATACTAAAATAACAACTGCAATATTGAGCAGCATTTTGCTGTCATTTCCAGGTGATTTATATTATGAAATAAGATGAACAATGCCTCCCTATAAGGATATAAGGCATTCACCAGGTGGCATCATAAAGCCCATTCACAAGCATACACTTTTAGGGATGTTTGATTTATAGATTAAATGTGCGTAtgtcatttacaaaacattttcattcatactcaaattttattaattgtgcATGTGCACAATTTTTTAACTGGTCATATGATGAAATTTAGGATGATATCAATGCAAATTTTGTGCATGAGTTCTATGGATCACAAGTACATTTTAAGCAATTTCCTGggactaaaatgttttttcaatttctatatataaatgtttattgAGGTATTTTGATTGGAAAACTCTGTAGTagtacatttataaattattggGGGTTGGAATAATATTGGCATAcatacaatgagctccataattttGGGAACAAAGACATATCTTTGCTTGATTTGGCACTGTACTCTGCAGtcttagatttgtaatcaaacaatgaatATGTTGTCCAAGTGTAAAGTACGCATTCTTTGCTTTTATTCCAGGATTTATACACTGTGGCTACATACACAgcatcaccccccctccccacacacacacacatcccccagGACCCCTGACTGCATATGTGCCCAAATCTGATTTTCATAGCCACATGCCTCAGATCAAACATTGCACTGTATGTTTGaaagacagcacacacaactTTCATCTGGCATGAAATGCTGTGAGTCTAATTCTTCTGTTTAAATACTGGTTTAAAATTTAGAACTGGATTTAATGAAGCAAACACCACACAAGTATATGCCATGAAATGTCTGACTGCACCCACTGTCAACTCGGGGAAGGCTGCTTTGAAGTTAGACTGCTCATTGTAGGAGAATATGACTGTGATGCTCACTACACTGTGTCACTGcatttacaaaagcaaaaacacagcagaactCGTTAGGGACATGGAAGCATAGATTCCTTATCGAGAGACACATTAAAGCCCATTCTGTAGTCTGAAGTCAGTGGGGTATGTCATAGCAAAGAATGAACCATGGAAGATAATTGGTACGGGACTTACAGGGAACAATAAAATATTGAGTGCTGAATCAATGTGAATACTATGTGGGAAATGGAAATACTGTGGTCGTATTCACAAGCAATTTGTTCGCTTCCTCATAGCCTGTGCTTTCAAGACCGGCTAACCACCGAGGGGCTTGTACTTGCAGTACAGCAGGCTTCCTTGTCTTCTTTTGCTTTAAATAAAGATCCCTAATATATCACTCCTTGCTTTTTACTCTCCCATAGCAGAAATTCTGGAAACAACCATCGGCACAACACAgcttctttattattttaaagcatgtctctcatttattttcttgtttattagATTTTTCCCTGGAAAGAAGACCTGACGGCCTTGATCAGTGAATATGACATGAGCAAGCAGCTCCTCAAAGGCTGCAAAGGCATTAGCAGACACCAAAGCCATAGACTAGCGGGCCAGGAGCCGCTGAGGTGTGCTGTAACGATGACCCGTGGCTACCTGTACGAATGTTCGATTGTCTGTATGCATGCAGGATGCACATTCAGaacagtgggggtggggcaggtggaggagcagaggagggatTCTTATGGTTGGGTTAAATCACATGAGATGGGCTTTTCTCTCTGGGCTTTTCTCTGGGTTTGTAAGGGTTTACAAATTGACATTCATGCAAGACATATGGCAAGTCTATGAAACAATATGGTTATGTTCTCACaagatatgcaacaaagtaatggtaatgtgtttttttactgaGCATGATTATGTGCCAAATGTGATTTTCACAGTGTTTTGGAGTacaatttgacatttgaaattAGTGCGACTGTTCAAAACACACTGACTTGCTAGCTGAGTTGCTTTTGACAAGTAGTCACCTGCCGCAGAAGACAGTTGATACAGCATGTCTCagatatgttttcatttttatttcgaCCTATTGTTGATTTATCCACAGTGGCATATATGTTCCTTGGGAAACTGTAAGAATGAAACTTGGGTATTGCACTTGGATTGGCTAAATCATATTTTGTACTTTCCTCAGATCCTCAGACATTCTAGCAGGTCCATGGTGGTTAGGTTGGGTGTTTTGTCAGCTTACACTAGACATCACTGATCAAAGAAGTatacatgcgcgcgcacacacgcacgtacacacacgcacagaatcaCTCAATTTACACAACAAACGTTTTCTTTCAAATTAAAtagtaaatgcatttaattttacaatAGATACGTAGTCTACTGTTTTATGTTTAGAAAAGCTACATGAATAACTTATATCTGGAATATGTACACTGTTAATgaaaaatgacttaaatgagAAACCATCTCCCACTGAGTCGTTGACTGTTCTGTTTCATTACCTTCTGATGTTCACTGTGTTGTGCAAGACTCTAGAGAACAGATCACATATAGAGTAGGCTACATtgcgatgttttttttttttttttaaccatccgAGGAGAAATCGCTTTTCAAGATATGACGTGAAGTGTGATGATCTGTTCATTATAGAAGGGAAACAGGCATGCTGTGGTTTACTGTATTTGGTGTTTTTGTGATATGTGACCTGCATGTTATTTGTTATGTTGTGTTAACTCGAGATTCATACAGACAAATTATGATCGCGTTTTAACTATTTCGccgtattttgaaaatacaatcaCCGTTAAATTAATGCTACGTTCAACAGCATAATACAAATCCCGATTAAGCACGATTACTATAGGCTACAGCCTACAGTAGGTATCGATATTTATGTAACCATCGCACATTCatcttgtattttttgtattattattgaaagTGGTAGCGTTTGCTATACAATCGACTACGATTCCCATAATCCTGCGATTCATTTTCTTCcccctttcatttctgttttttcgAGACATCGCCACAGTGGTCTGAAACGGCTCAAGGGTACCGGGAACTCATTTCAGCACCATAGCGAGGCAGCCAAAGCCTTGCGTGGGAGGGACTTGCAAAACCTTTCCATTCAATTACCCAAGGAACAGCAGACGGGAATGCTAACGCGTGGAGCTAGAGAAAAGGTATTTAAACGAGTCCGTATGTCGAAGTCTACGAAACGAATAGTTTTTAGGTTTATGGAACGAAACGTAGCCTAATTCaattaatgtgattttatttttgtcaatgcGAATCCAAGAACACGGTAAGATAACTATGAAACATTGTAATCAGTTGGATGTATGCTTATACAAACTATGCTAACGAAAGGTCCGTTTATTTTGTGTGTCCTTTGCCCTCTGAAACTGAGTTTTAAGAAAGCGTTCTTTTGAAGCAGTTTTTTTGAATTGACAGAGGAGtgatactttttttctttattagtCATTTCCTCCCTTGGGCGAGGAATTTTTCGTATCAAACGCAACTAAGTCCTCCTAACCATTGTAGCTATAGCCTATGGGTATAACTGTTTCTTTGGCATACTCTGAGCGGAATAGACTTTGTTTGACTCCGATTAAGACGTTGCGTTTTAAAAGAGATTTAGGAATAATCTTTGGGTTTATGCGGATTGCTTCCCGAATCGAACAGGCAGCAGGCTAATCAGTCACTTTAATCGCATTTCacggaggggggaaagggatCTCCCCTAACAGAATGATTAACTTAATTCATTGTATTTATAATGCGTTATTGTATTTGATCTGTAGTGCCTGAGTCTGACATGAATAAACTAAACAGACGATAGGTTATCCGCCTCGCATGTATCACGTCTGTTtatctgaatttaaaaatgtatgacaaCTGATGTCTGTTTGATGTGTTGATAGGTATTCACGAAATGTCGTGAGACGCAACGTGGAAATTGCAAAAGGAAAGAACGGAAATAGCCTAATCTAATGGCTTCTCTGGAGCTCCTTTACATAGATAAAGAAGGCAGACAATCCGATTTTGAGACCAGCGATTTAAATCCGCTGCATATTCATAACTCAAGTAGTTCAGTCGGAAAGACAATTTCCAGAGAGCACCAGTTCAATTCGGCTCAGAGGGCATCTGCTTGCGAAGGACAATGTAATTCAGCACCAAGGACGGCTCCTCCGAACGGGGGGTTGTACAGCACGCACAACCAACCGGCCCCGGAGAAAGAGGTCAAAGTGTGCTGCGACGAAGAATTAGAGACATCTTTCACGTACGTAGACGAAAATGTCAACCTGCAGAGGGCCAGTCCGCAGCTGTCCGGGAAGAGTCCCCAGGGAATCTCATGCCACAGCTCCTCTAGCGAGATTCGTCCGGAAGGTTTCCAGGAACTCTCAATGATGTCCGACGACGAGCTCGCCTCGGACGCCTCGGGTAAATCAGTGGACTACGGGTTCATCAGCGCGGTCACGTTTCTGGTAACCGGAATCTCGCTTGTGGCTGTCTCCTATGCTGTCCCTCGCGACGTTAAAGTGAACCCGGAGAGCGTGTCCGCGAGGGAAATGGAGCGGCTGGAGAATGAGAGCGCCAGAATTGGGGCACACTTGGACAGGTGTGTGATAGCAGGGCTATGCCTACTTACTTTGGGCGGGGTGGTGCTCTCCACGCTGCTGATGATATCAATGTGGAAGGGCGAAATGTACAGGAGAAAGGCTTTTGCATATTCTAAACAGTCTGCCAAATTGTACGGCTCTACCAATCTGAGAATGCGATCAAGCCCATCGCGGGCTCCTTCACAAGTGTCAATTGATGAGGCGGATGTGGACACACTAACCTAAACTCTCTTATTCAGCTAGTAGAGCACTCCCCTCCATGTAAATAACAAACcccaacaataaaaaatgcaggCTTGATTACTTTCTGTGAAAACATACATAGAAATACGGTGTGTAAAACATTTGAAGAAGCTTATTTATAAGTATCAATGCCACAGCATTCAGCTAATTGGTTGTGATATTTAATTGAACTTTCATAAAGGTTCCTTATTAATTGCAGGTCAGTGAGATATGTGACACAGAATCtatgttaaaattattttcactgttaCTTTCTTTTGTGCATGATAACAAAC carries:
- the LOC135257853 gene encoding transmembrane protein 74, producing MASLELLYIDKEGRQSDFETSDLNPLHIHNSSSSVGKTISREHQFNSAQRASACEGQCNSAPRTAPPNGGLYSTHNQPAPEKEVKVCCDEELETSFTYVDENVNLQRASPQLSGKSPQGISCHSSSSEIRPEGFQELSMMSDDELASDASGKSVDYGFISAVTFLVTGISLVAVSYAVPRDVKVNPESVSAREMERLENESARIGAHLDRCVIAGLCLLTLGGVVLSTLLMISMWKGEMYRRKAFAYSKQSAKLYGSTNLRMRSSPSRAPSQVSIDEADVDTLT